CCGGTAATAAGAATCGTTCGCGCTTGGGATTCGAGGCGACGTACCGTTTGCAGTAGCTCCAGCCCATCGCCGTCGGGCAAGCGTGAATCGACGAGTACGATTCCGAATCCGTTGTTCTGCAAGCGTGCGGTCGCGGAGCGAACGTCATGTGCGACGGCGACGCGGTAATTATGATCGTGGAGTAAGTCGCATAGAGTTGCACATAGATCCTGGTCGTCGTCGACGACTAACACGAGCGGCTGCAGCAGCGCCTCATCTAAGGTCGCGGCCAACTGAGCGAGATCGACCGGTTTGGAAAGGATTTTTCGCAGGCCGGATTTAAGTGCTCGGTCGGCGCGAGGATGGTTGGGATAGGCCGTCGCAAGAATGGCGACCGTTTCCGGGCTCTGTTCCTTCATCTTGCCGTAGAGTTCGATGCCGTCCATACCCGGCATCATGAGGTCGAGCACCGCCGCGTCGTAGTACGTCGACTGCATCCGTTGCAGGGCTTCGAACCCGTCATTCGCCATGTCGACTTGATAGCCCAGGTCGGTGAAGATATCCGAAAGGTTACGACAGGCGTCCGCCTCGTCGTCGACGATCAACAGTGAAGGTGTGCGATTCATTTGATGCTCCCGGACGGCGCCGACAATCGGACCGCGAACGTACTTCCCGCTCCCACGACGCTCACAGCCATCGGCTAGGTACTATTTGGGCTTATGATTACAACCGGCGACCACTGCGACATGGCCCTCCGCGAGCTATTCGGCGGTGCTTCGCCGCAGTAAGCAAGCCTCTCGGTGATTTCACTTTGGTTGCACGACATCCACGTCGTTGCGGATCTCATGCGTTCCGGAAACAGCTAAGGCGGTCGCTTGCGCGATTTGCTTTAGGTAGTAACTGGAGACTCGTCCCCTGAGAACTACGACTCGAGCGCGGACGGAGGCCCGAACCGCGTGCAGTGCTCGGTAGCCCCTGGCACGCAGGGCACGTTCGACTCGCTCAGCCAAGTGTTGGTCTTCCAGGCTCTGCGTCAGGAGCGGCGCGGTCACCTCAGGATCGTGCTTCTCCTTAATGGGATGCTCGCGCGCGGGAAGCGTGGCAGACTGGCTCATAGACAATACCCCCTTGTCATCCGATGAAAGGCGCTGAGTAACGACGAACACGATTCAGTTTCGACGGCTCCCTTCGTTCTTATCTGTCCAGCAGAGCGATCGGCGTGAAAGGCTTAGGCAGATAATCCGCGATGGGGGGCTCGTTGAGTTCGGTCAATTCCGGCAGCGCAGCAGGCGTGGCCGTGAGCAGGTTTCGGCCACACTGACCAACATTTGGGGCGCGTCGTAATGCAATCGCTGATCGTGATTGTCTTCATCGATAGACTCGTCGCTCAGAGAGAAGCGTCATCGAAGGAACATCGCGCCTCGAGGATCGTTCGTGAATGTTGCAATCGGATCCGTGCATCGATCCTATCGACTTGAGCGGACGCTCCTATCGGTGAGACTGGCAATCCTCATCGCATGTGTAGGCGCTGCGCTTACAAGCCGCCGACCTGCAAGGCCTGGAATGTCCCAAACTCGTCGCAGGCCGATAAATTCGCTTCGTGACGGGAATCTCAGCGCGCAGGCGGGCTGTCGCGTCTACCCACGGCGGCTATATTGGCAGCCGTCGCTTCGGCATCAATATTTTTGATTCATCCGCCCGGTTTCGACATTGCATGTTCGGACAAAATCAACGCTTGCTCAATTGGGAACTCTCTTCTCCTCGAGCGACTTGGGTCATCGTCTTGGCGGTGATCTCGTTCGCTGAGTACCTCATCATGCGATTGCTGTCGCATATCGTGGGTAGTTCCTCCTCTTTGCTTACGGCCGCCGTCGTTGATTCCGTCCTCCTTACCGTGATCGCCGCGCCACTTCTTTGGTTAACGATCGTCCGCCCGCTACGACAAGCGGCTCGGGCTCGCGAGCGCTTCGTCGACAATCTATTCGGAGCGATCGAGGATGAACGCCGGCGCATCGCACACGAGGTGCACGATGGTGTGGGGCAATCGGTCATGTTATTGATCTCCGGCCTGAGGTCGTTGTCGCAGGCCGGACAACCGGACGAAACGCGGCGAAAGGAGCGTGAGTTGCTTTCCTATGCCCAGCAAGCACTCGCCGACCTCAAGCGCGTATCGCTCGGGCTTCGACCGAGCCTACTGGACGACTTCGGATTGAAGCCGGCGATCGAACATTTAGTCGCCGAGGTTCAGGCCCATTCGTCGCTTAAGGTGCGCGTCGATCTGGAGGCCGTTGCCGAGCGGCGATTCGGAGACGACGTCGAAACTCATTTGTATCGCATCGTCCAGGAATCGCTGAATAATATCGTTAAGCACGCCGCAGCCGCCAACGTCGAACTCCTCATGATGCGCGACGGCGAATCCCTTCGTTTGGAAATCAACGACGACGGTATCGGCATCGAGCTGACTCGCTTGGACGGCGCATTGCGATCCGGCGGGCACCTGGGAATGATCGGGATGCGACAACGCGCAAAGCTGCTCGGCGGAGAGTTTGCCGTCGATCCAAACGGCGGGCGAGGCACTCGGATCATCGTGTCGCTTCCCTTTCCGCGAATCGCCTCATGAAAAAAACACGGATCATGCTCGTCGATGATCACAAGGTCCTGCGCAGCGGACTCAAATTGTTGCTCGACGCCCAAAGCGACATGGAGGTCGTCGCGGAGGCTGACGATGCCAAGCACGTGCTGACGACGGCGGGACGCTCGAGTCCGGATGTCGTTTTACTCGACCTAACGCTTCCGAACGGCGGCGGCTTGGCACTGATAGAACCGTTGACGGAGTCCTCTCCGACTCCGCGCGTGATCGTGCTTTCGATGCACAACGATCCTGCTTACGTGCGTTCGGCATTGGCAGCCGGCGCTACCGGATATACGGTCAAATCCATCTCCGAGCAAGCGCTGCTTAGCGCCGTACGTGACGTCGCGCGAGGACGAGTCATTATCGATCTCGATGACGATGCGTTGACCGCGAACGTTTTTCAGGCCCTGACTCGCGGTCATGGCGGAACGCTTTCCGGGATTGCGAAGCTGAGTGACCGAGAGTTGGAAGTGTTGCGGCTTCTCGGACGCGGGCTCACAAACCAAGTCGTCGCTGAACAGCTGGACGTCAGCCCCAAAACGGTGGCGACCTACCGCGCTCGAATCGGCCAGAAGCTCGGGCTCAAGACGACCGCCGAATTCGTCAAATACGCCCAGGAACTAAAGCCGTAGAAATCCGCACGGCAGTTGCGGAATGCTCCGCCACGTATCTCGCAATCGCGAGATCTCGCCGCATTCGGCTCGGATTCATGATCGGGGCT
This sequence is a window from Planctomycetia bacterium. Protein-coding genes within it:
- a CDS encoding response regulator — protein: MNRTPSLLIVDDEADACRNLSDIFTDLGYQVDMANDGFEALQRMQSTYYDAAVLDLMMPGMDGIELYGKMKEQSPETVAILATAYPNHPRADRALKSGLRKILSKPVDLAQLAATLDEALLQPLVLVVDDDQDLCATLCDLLHDHNYRVAVAHDVRSATARLQNNGFGIVLVDSRLPDGDGLELLQTVRRLESQARTILITGHRPDESGEQPQSIPADAVCYKPFDVRELLSLIEGFRFSSGPR
- a CDS encoding BON domain-containing protein, translated to MSQSATLPAREHPIKEKHDPEVTAPLLTQSLEDQHLAERVERALRARGYRALHAVRASVRARVVVLRGRVSSYYLKQIAQATALAVSGTHEIRNDVDVVQPK
- a CDS encoding response regulator transcription factor; translation: MKKTRIMLVDDHKVLRSGLKLLLDAQSDMEVVAEADDAKHVLTTAGRSSPDVVLLDLTLPNGGGLALIEPLTESSPTPRVIVLSMHNDPAYVRSALAAGATGYTVKSISEQALLSAVRDVARGRVIIDLDDDALTANVFQALTRGHGGTLSGIAKLSDRELEVLRLLGRGLTNQVVAEQLDVSPKTVATYRARIGQKLGLKTTAEFVKYAQELKP
- a CDS encoding sensor histidine kinase; translated protein: MFGQNQRLLNWELSSPRATWVIVLAVISFAEYLIMRLLSHIVGSSSSLLTAAVVDSVLLTVIAAPLLWLTIVRPLRQAARARERFVDNLFGAIEDERRRIAHEVHDGVGQSVMLLISGLRSLSQAGQPDETRRKERELLSYAQQALADLKRVSLGLRPSLLDDFGLKPAIEHLVAEVQAHSSLKVRVDLEAVAERRFGDDVETHLYRIVQESLNNIVKHAAAANVELLMMRDGESLRLEINDDGIGIELTRLDGALRSGGHLGMIGMRQRAKLLGGEFAVDPNGGRGTRIIVSLPFPRIAS